One genomic region from Mycobacterium basiliense encodes:
- a CDS encoding AlbA family DNA-binding domain-containing protein — translation MIVPDGRTDYEKLQELLGNPEETHLDLKASVNLGAAEDRLKFVKDVVTMSNRPPGGYLLIGVDDAGNPCMAIGTIQNRRDFDGAKLGDLVRKCIEGEIHLRVQIHEHDNTYEIVMIYVEHHRDGLPVPFSKDGQYPDLNGKSVTVFRDGELYVREGAQNVPIRHAHWQDILSARDQRIRNEASEFAQQLLREFLAARVDSAGDPADVPLLMDMDDHTFANAEVALLRSNNNIRLGHFIRSLTQSAKPTLSLDDYESAMDKWVIFCVQALYFERADLVGQAIRRVCDAYTKLGVGVDATRKRLAVVIRIYVIGSLAVRLEAWETITSLSLQPVPSETYGADYMYSSWIRHGQVAASRANLTKERHGFLISAARELIVEHPAMRPDLTAADATFESDVTTDDLLLNSLCQFDFAYCIIVLAKGTAHGEAWPSSVAFDERRVTPMARRIVEETDIRNRMIPETSNADIAHAIRETYDRAIGESLKYGGWWGGPPPSIQHFIDQYDTGSA, via the coding sequence ATGATCGTTCCTGACGGGCGAACCGACTACGAGAAACTTCAAGAGCTACTAGGCAATCCAGAGGAAACACACCTGGACCTCAAAGCCAGCGTGAATCTCGGCGCCGCCGAAGACCGATTGAAGTTCGTGAAGGACGTCGTCACGATGTCAAACCGACCGCCGGGCGGATACCTTTTGATTGGCGTCGACGACGCCGGTAATCCATGCATGGCTATAGGAACGATTCAGAATCGCCGCGATTTCGATGGGGCCAAGTTGGGCGACCTCGTTCGCAAGTGTATAGAGGGCGAGATCCACCTCAGGGTTCAGATCCACGAACACGACAACACCTACGAAATCGTGATGATCTACGTAGAGCATCACCGTGACGGCCTACCCGTGCCATTCAGCAAAGACGGGCAGTACCCAGATCTGAACGGAAAGAGCGTCACGGTCTTCCGCGACGGCGAACTCTACGTCCGAGAAGGTGCACAGAACGTTCCAATCCGTCACGCCCACTGGCAGGATATCTTGTCCGCGCGCGACCAGAGAATCAGAAACGAAGCCAGTGAGTTTGCCCAGCAGCTGCTCCGAGAGTTCCTTGCCGCACGCGTGGACTCAGCGGGCGACCCGGCCGACGTGCCGCTGTTGATGGACATGGACGACCACACGTTCGCTAATGCAGAGGTGGCACTGCTGAGATCGAACAACAACATTCGCCTCGGCCATTTCATACGGTCGCTGACGCAGTCCGCTAAGCCAACCCTGAGCCTGGACGACTACGAGTCTGCAATGGACAAGTGGGTCATCTTCTGCGTCCAAGCACTCTACTTCGAAAGGGCTGATCTTGTTGGGCAAGCGATCCGAAGGGTATGCGACGCCTATACGAAACTCGGAGTTGGTGTAGATGCAACCCGCAAGCGATTGGCAGTCGTCATTCGGATTTATGTGATCGGAAGCCTCGCAGTGAGATTGGAAGCGTGGGAGACAATCACTTCCCTGTCTTTGCAGCCCGTCCCGTCTGAGACCTACGGCGCCGATTACATGTATTCCTCCTGGATAAGACACGGCCAGGTAGCTGCCTCACGGGCCAATCTCACCAAGGAGCGCCACGGGTTCCTCATTTCGGCGGCACGTGAACTGATCGTCGAGCATCCGGCGATGCGACCAGACCTCACAGCGGCCGATGCAACCTTCGAAAGCGATGTCACTACCGATGACTTGCTTCTGAACTCCCTCTGCCAGTTCGACTTCGCCTACTGCATAATCGTTCTCGCCAAAGGCACCGCCCACGGCGAAGCATGGCCATCGTCGGTAGCTTTTGACGAGCGGCGCGTCACTCCGATGGCTAGACGCATCGTCGAGGAGACTGACATTCGAAACAGAATGATCCCGGAAACCAGTAATGCTGACATTGCTCATGCGATTCGCGAAACGTACGACCGAGCAATCGGCGAATCCCTGAAATACGGCGGATGGTGGGGCGGGCCGCCCCCCAGTATCCAACACTTCATTGACCAATACGACACCGGCTCGGCATAG
- a CDS encoding WhiB family transcriptional regulator — MTAPWVSLVAAILQGTPRLPGALCRQRAELFDGDDAEATCRAQQLCRRCPEREPCGAWAATLRHNQANGVLAGQIRQWVSHPSEIRIRQQQPENEPLA; from the coding sequence ATGACCGCGCCGTGGGTCTCGTTGGTCGCCGCGATCTTGCAGGGCACGCCGCGCCTCCCGGGCGCGTTGTGTCGCCAGCGCGCCGAGCTGTTCGACGGCGACGACGCCGAAGCCACGTGCCGGGCGCAGCAGCTGTGCCGCCGCTGCCCGGAACGCGAGCCGTGTGGCGCCTGGGCCGCGACATTGCGGCACAACCAGGCCAACGGCGTTCTGGCCGGCCAGATCCGCCAGTGGGTCAGCCACCCAAGCGAAATCCGCATACGCCAACAACAACCAGAAAACGAACCGTTGGCATAG
- a CDS encoding ATP-binding protein — protein MSDKPQQRRSQSAQLVDLALAQYTLGISDQEEPFGTLGVQPHIALPLRGGRTGLRAELARKYFELHNAVPSQQALSDACMVLEGRAAQQVRTQLHLRVAEGRNGAVYLDLGDNSGRIIEISDGSWKIVGTAPVMFRRTKLTGRMPLPHSGSGDLDCLWQFVPIDESDRPIVLAFLIAAWITPNVPHPILALLAEQGSAKSSVTRTLVDLIDPSPVPLRKPPRDPDSWVTAAAASWVVALDNLSGSLPQWLSDSLCRASTGDGDVRRALYTDSDVAVLKFLRCLILNGVDLSIDQGDLGERIAAVDLGRISAKRRRTEADLSTSWAKVRRQVFTGLLDLAAEVHQRLPHVVLDDLPRMADFGRVLQSIDEIHDTCGLHRYRERMRRVAADTLGDPFIAALIEHNQPVEDLSSAELLRLLESAADPEWRRPRDWPKRARTVTGLLTRHAPALRSQGWAVDHDGGRNKRNVTLWRLTPPEKDPEATSPPSPNSSSQFNDLGEASQARQGELGEVEASLTETIPSPDLCGLTSNNEAASQARQANGQSLDPVTCACGAELNPTNTAGTCAECRLVATNSDETAK, from the coding sequence GTGAGCGACAAGCCGCAACAACGGAGATCCCAATCAGCTCAGCTGGTGGACCTCGCACTGGCCCAGTACACGTTAGGTATTTCCGATCAGGAAGAGCCGTTCGGAACCCTTGGGGTACAGCCCCATATCGCGCTGCCGCTGCGCGGCGGACGGACCGGACTGCGGGCCGAACTCGCCCGCAAATACTTCGAGCTGCACAACGCGGTTCCCTCGCAGCAGGCGCTATCCGATGCCTGCATGGTCCTCGAAGGCCGCGCTGCCCAACAGGTCCGCACCCAGCTGCACCTACGTGTTGCAGAGGGCCGCAACGGGGCGGTCTATCTAGATTTGGGCGACAATTCGGGCCGCATCATCGAGATCAGCGACGGCAGTTGGAAGATCGTTGGTACCGCACCGGTGATGTTTCGGCGTACGAAGCTGACCGGACGGATGCCGCTGCCGCACTCGGGCAGTGGCGATCTGGACTGTCTATGGCAGTTCGTTCCCATCGATGAATCCGACCGCCCGATCGTGCTGGCTTTCCTCATTGCGGCATGGATCACGCCCAATGTGCCGCACCCGATCTTGGCCCTGCTGGCTGAACAAGGCAGCGCCAAGTCCTCGGTAACTCGGACGTTGGTTGATCTCATCGACCCCTCGCCGGTGCCGTTGCGGAAGCCGCCGCGAGACCCTGACAGTTGGGTGACTGCAGCAGCTGCGAGTTGGGTTGTCGCGCTGGACAATTTGAGCGGGAGCCTGCCGCAGTGGCTATCGGATTCCCTATGCAGGGCATCTACGGGAGACGGAGACGTCCGGCGCGCCTTGTACACCGACAGCGACGTCGCGGTCCTGAAGTTCCTGCGCTGCTTGATCCTTAACGGTGTCGATCTGTCCATCGATCAGGGCGACCTCGGTGAACGCATCGCCGCAGTCGACCTAGGTCGGATCTCGGCAAAGCGCCGCCGCACCGAGGCGGACCTGTCCACTTCATGGGCGAAGGTTCGCCGGCAAGTCTTCACCGGATTGCTCGACCTGGCCGCCGAAGTTCACCAACGCTTGCCGCATGTCGTGCTCGACGACTTGCCGCGGATGGCCGACTTCGGGCGTGTGCTGCAGTCGATCGACGAAATCCACGACACGTGTGGGTTGCACCGCTATCGGGAACGGATGCGACGTGTTGCCGCCGACACGTTGGGTGATCCGTTCATCGCGGCACTCATCGAGCACAACCAGCCCGTCGAAGACCTCTCGTCGGCCGAGCTGCTCCGCCTCCTGGAATCGGCCGCCGATCCCGAGTGGCGGCGGCCGCGGGACTGGCCCAAGCGCGCGCGGACCGTCACCGGACTACTCACGCGACATGCCCCAGCATTGCGCTCCCAAGGATGGGCAGTAGACCACGACGGCGGCCGCAATAAACGCAACGTCACGCTTTGGCGTCTCACGCCTCCCGAGAAGGACCCCGAAGCTACCTCGCCACCCTCGCCTAACTCGTCTTCGCAGTTCAACGACCTGGGCGAGGCGAGTCAGGCGAGGCAAGGCGAGTTAGGCGAGGTAGAGGCGAGCCTCACCGAAACCATTCCCTCGCCTGATCTTTGCGGCTTGACCAGCAACAACGAGGCGGCGAGTCAGGCGAGGCAGGCAAACGGTCAATCTCTGGATCCCGTCACCTGCGCATGCGGCGCTGAACTCAACCCCACGAACACCGCCGGCACTTGCGCCGAATGCCGACTAGTTGCAACAAACTCCGACGAGACGGCGAAGTAG
- a CDS encoding helix-turn-helix domain-containing protein, translating into MAKSTVGDPDIAEAAKELNVSKQFIRRRIADDTLDAYRIKGSRLIRVRRASLEAMKVSV; encoded by the coding sequence ATGGCCAAGTCAACCGTCGGCGATCCTGACATCGCCGAAGCCGCCAAAGAACTCAACGTTTCAAAGCAATTCATCCGCCGCCGCATCGCCGACGACACACTCGACGCATACCGGATCAAAGGATCGCGCTTGATTCGTGTCCGCCGGGCCAGCCTCGAAGCAATGAAGGTGTCCGTGTGA
- a CDS encoding tyrosine-type recombinase/integrase, with protein sequence MAGKSGRRGWGFIRQLPSKRFQASYIGPDLVRHKASMTFSTRMDAEGWLTRERRKIELDNWEPPALAVAEAKAKAITLGEYAAIWIEQRNIKPRTRSAYNDILRLHIKPLLGNIPLKNLTAESVRAWYASLGTEHPRRNSHAYGLLHAVCVTAVNDGLLPSNPCTLRGVMNPPAKRKPIILTVPEIAALADAIKPDRLKALVLISSWCGLRWGEVSELRRKDVSEDCQILHVDRAVTRRDRVYRVDTPKSGKGRAIVIPPHIRPDIEAHLNSHVPPGRDALLFAASRGGHMNDRVFSREYFADALKAIGREGVRIHDLRHFAGTQTARVGNLVETMGRLGHSTVKASLLYQQIVSGRDAAVAEALSKLATDTPEN encoded by the coding sequence ATGGCTGGCAAGAGCGGGCGCCGCGGTTGGGGATTCATCCGCCAGCTACCTTCCAAGCGGTTCCAAGCTTCCTACATCGGCCCTGATCTTGTCCGGCACAAGGCCTCGATGACGTTCTCGACGCGCATGGATGCAGAGGGCTGGCTGACCCGTGAGCGCCGCAAGATCGAACTGGACAACTGGGAGCCGCCGGCGCTCGCCGTCGCGGAGGCGAAGGCCAAGGCGATCACGTTGGGGGAGTACGCGGCGATCTGGATCGAGCAGCGCAACATCAAGCCGCGCACCCGCTCCGCCTACAACGACATTCTGCGCCTTCACATCAAGCCGCTACTGGGCAATATCCCCCTGAAGAACCTCACCGCAGAATCCGTACGTGCTTGGTACGCCAGCCTGGGAACCGAGCATCCGCGGCGCAACAGCCACGCCTACGGCCTGCTGCACGCTGTGTGCGTCACCGCGGTCAATGACGGACTGTTGCCCTCGAACCCGTGCACTCTGCGCGGCGTGATGAATCCGCCGGCCAAACGCAAGCCGATTATCCTCACCGTGCCGGAGATCGCCGCCCTGGCCGACGCCATCAAGCCTGATCGCCTCAAGGCGCTCGTCTTGATCAGCAGCTGGTGCGGTCTCCGGTGGGGCGAGGTCAGTGAGCTTCGGCGCAAAGACGTCAGCGAGGACTGCCAAATACTGCATGTTGACCGGGCAGTCACCCGGCGTGACCGTGTGTACCGCGTCGACACACCAAAGAGCGGCAAAGGCCGCGCGATCGTCATCCCGCCCCACATTCGGCCAGATATCGAAGCTCACCTCAATAGTCACGTCCCACCCGGCCGTGATGCGTTGTTGTTTGCTGCTTCGCGCGGTGGTCACATGAATGATCGTGTATTCAGCCGCGAGTACTTCGCTGACGCATTGAAAGCTATTGGTAGAGAGGGTGTTCGGATACACGACCTACGCCATTTCGCGGGTACCCAGACGGCGCGTGTCGGCAATCTCGTCGAGACCATGGGCCGGCTCGGCCACAGCACGGTGAAAGCGAGCCTGCTCTACCAGCAGATCGTTTCCGGCCGCGATGCTGCTGTCGCTGAGGCGCTTTCGAAGCTCGCTACTGACACGCCCGAAAACTAA